GTAGGCCTTGAGCCCGCGGGCGGCCTGACGCCGGATGGCGTTCTGCACCAGCGGCGTCCAGCCCAACAGCCGGCCCTTGAGGCCTAGGGCCTGACTCGCCCAGCGCCATAGATCGAAGCTGTCTCGATGGGCCACGATGCGGCCGTCCTCGAACGTGAAGCAGGCGTAGATGGAGTTGTGCACGGGGCGGCCGGTGGGGGAGAAGGTGTAGCGTGCCTGCCAGTGGGCGCGGCCGGAAGTCTCGTTGGCTTCGATCCCTTCGAATTCGATCTCCAGGTCCTTGCCGCGCTCGCACAGCATGTACCACATGGCCCGTGCTTCGGGGCCCTGGAGATGGGGAAAGACATTGTCCGAGAATTCCACTTGGGGGTGGTAGCAGGCCACCATGCCACTGGCGTTCCGCTGTTGGAAGCTACGGTAGAAGGACTCGATCAGACGGGCGTTGGCATGCATGGACGACTCCGTGTCGGAATGACTTTTGATCTGAGGATCATATCGATTCTATGGGATCATCGGTCGACGGGGCCCGCCAGGGCGTCCTGAGGGCCGGGGGGATCCGTAGATACCGCCGCCTGCAACCCGCGAAACGTTTTCTCGTACCTCATAGGTTCCTGGAGCTTGCGGAGGGATTCTTGCGGATTGATGCTCCTACTCTTGTCGTTGGGTGCCTCATCAGAAGGGGCGGTATCGGATCGGGCGCTGCCGGGGATACCGATCTTGAGAGTGTACTCCCGGCGGCGGCGAAGCTGGCGCGCGTGGAGTGAGCTCTTGGTGGCATTTCTGTCACGGTTCGGACACCGCGATAGGATTTGCGGCT
The window above is part of the Acidobacteriota bacterium genome. Proteins encoded here:
- a CDS encoding nuclear transport factor 2 family protein, encoding MHANARLIESFYRSFQQRNASGMVACYHPQVEFSDNVFPHLQGPEARAMWYMLCERGKDLEIEFEGIEANETSGRAHWQARYTFSPTGRPVHNSIYACFTFEDGRIVAHRDSFDLWRWASQALGLKGRLLGWTPLVQNAIRRQAARGLKAYMSKHQEAGFGEAVETSATAS